One genomic region from Streptomyces venezuelae encodes:
- the treS gene encoding maltose alpha-D-glucosyltransferase, translated as MTVNEPVPDTFEDTPVKDRDPDWFKRAVFYEVLVRSFQDSNGDGVGDLKGITAKLDYLQWLGVDCLWLPPFFKSPLRDGGYDVADYTSVLPEFGDLADFVEFVDAAHQRGMRVVIDFVMNHTSDQHEWFQESRRDPEGPYGDYYVWADDDKQYADARIIFVDTETSNWTFDPVRKQYYWHRFFSHQPDLNYENPAVQEEILSALKFWLDLGIDGFRLDAVPYLYQQEGTNCENLPATHGFLKRVRKEIDDHYPDTVLLAEANQWPEDVVDYFGDFRSGGDECHMAFHFPVMPRIFMAVRRESRYPVSEILAKTPEIPSGCQWGIFLRNHDELTLEMVTDEERDYMYAEYAKDPRMRANIGIRRRLAPLLDNDRKQMELFTALLFSLPGSPVLYYGDEIGMGDNIWLGDRDGVRTPMQWTPDRNAGFSSCDPGRLYLPAIMDPVHGYQVTNVEAGMASPSSLLHWTKRMIEIRKQNRAFGTGTYTELPASNPAVLAFLRETTPEEGMDADLVLCVNNFSRFAQPTELDLRRFAGSQPVELIGGVTFPAIGELPYLLTLAGHGFYWFRLKKG; from the coding sequence ATGACTGTCAACGAGCCCGTCCCCGACACCTTCGAGGACACCCCCGTCAAGGACCGCGATCCCGACTGGTTCAAGCGGGCCGTCTTCTACGAGGTCCTGGTCCGCTCCTTCCAGGACAGCAACGGCGACGGCGTCGGCGACCTGAAGGGCATCACGGCCAAGCTGGACTACCTCCAGTGGCTGGGCGTGGACTGCCTCTGGCTGCCGCCGTTCTTCAAGTCCCCTCTGCGGGACGGAGGTTACGACGTCGCGGACTACACCTCCGTGCTGCCCGAGTTCGGGGACCTGGCCGACTTCGTGGAGTTCGTCGACGCGGCCCACCAGCGCGGGATGCGGGTGGTCATCGACTTCGTCATGAACCACACGAGCGACCAGCACGAGTGGTTCCAGGAGTCCCGGCGCGACCCGGAGGGGCCGTACGGCGACTACTACGTCTGGGCGGACGACGACAAGCAGTACGCGGACGCCCGGATCATCTTCGTCGACACGGAGACCTCCAACTGGACCTTCGACCCGGTGCGCAAGCAGTACTACTGGCACCGGTTCTTCTCGCACCAGCCGGACCTCAACTACGAGAACCCGGCGGTGCAGGAGGAGATCCTGTCCGCGCTGAAGTTCTGGCTGGACCTGGGGATCGACGGCTTCCGGCTCGACGCGGTGCCGTACCTGTACCAGCAGGAGGGCACCAACTGCGAGAACCTCCCGGCCACCCACGGCTTCCTCAAGCGGGTCCGCAAGGAGATCGACGACCACTACCCGGACACGGTGCTGCTCGCCGAGGCGAACCAGTGGCCGGAGGACGTCGTCGACTACTTCGGGGACTTCCGCTCGGGCGGCGACGAGTGCCACATGGCCTTCCATTTCCCGGTCATGCCACGGATCTTCATGGCCGTGCGGCGCGAGTCTCGGTACCCGGTCTCGGAGATCCTGGCGAAGACCCCGGAGATCCCCTCCGGCTGCCAGTGGGGCATCTTCCTGCGCAACCACGACGAGCTCACGCTCGAGATGGTCACGGACGAAGAGCGCGACTACATGTACGCCGAGTACGCCAAGGACCCGCGGATGCGGGCCAACATCGGCATCCGGCGCCGTCTCGCCCCGCTCCTGGACAACGACCGCAAGCAGATGGAGCTGTTCACCGCGCTGCTCTTCTCGCTGCCGGGCTCGCCGGTGCTGTACTACGGCGACGAGATCGGCATGGGCGACAACATCTGGCTGGGCGACCGGGACGGGGTCCGCACCCCGATGCAGTGGACGCCCGACCGGAACGCCGGCTTCTCCTCCTGCGACCCGGGGCGGCTCTACCTGCCGGCCATCATGGACCCGGTCCACGGCTACCAGGTGACCAATGTCGAGGCGGGCATGGCCTCGCCGTCCTCGCTGCTGCACTGGACGAAGCGGATGATCGAGATCCGTAAGCAGAACCGGGCGTTCGGCACGGGGACGTACACCGAACTCCCCGCGTCCAACCCGGCGGTGCTCGCCTTCCTCCGCGAGACCACCCCCGAAGAGGGAATGGATGCCGACCTCGTCCTCTGCGTGAACAACTTCTCGCGGTTCGCGCAGCCGACCGAGCTCGACCTGCGGCGCTTCGCCGGCAGCCAGCCGGTGGAGCTGATCGGCGGGGTGACGTTCCCGGCCATCGGCGAGCTGCCCTACCTCCTGACCCTTGCGGGACACGGCTTCTACTGGTTCCGTCTCAAGAAGGGCTGA